A part of Acomys russatus chromosome 21, mAcoRus1.1, whole genome shotgun sequence genomic DNA contains:
- the Ldhal6b gene encoding L-lactate dehydrogenase A-like 6B, with product MAWAAGMLRASRRVGAAGVDFRDLYIAPQSSQVPHVPLNRTWWSLTPTATMATVKGKLLQHISSEEPVLHSKVSIIGAGSVGMACAVSILAKGLADELALVDSNEDRMKGETMDLQHGSVFMRMPNVVCSKDFLVTANSEVVIITAGARQAKDETRLDLVQRNVSIFKTMIADIIKHSHHCKMIIVSNPVDILTYVTWKLSGFPKNRIIGSGCNIDTARFRYLLGQKLGIHSESCHGWVLGEHGDSSVLVWSGVNVAGVPLKDLNAAIGTNKDPEQWGNLHKDVIASAYDIIRMKGYTSWAIGLSVADIVESILKNLRKTHPVSTKVKGLYGIKEEVFLSMPCILGKNGISDIIKVKLNPTEEAQMVKSADTIWKIQKDIKF from the coding sequence CGCAGTCCAGTCAGGTGCCTCATGTTCCGCTCAACCGGACCTGGTGGAGCCTCACCCCCACGGCCACCATGGCGACCGTGAAGGGTAAACTTCTCCAACACATCAGCTCTGAAGAGCCCGTTCTCCATAGCAAGGTCTCCATTATAGGAGCTGGGTCAGTCGGCATGGCCTGTGCCGTGAGCATCCTAGCAAAAGGCTTGGCTGATGAGCTTGCCCTTGTTGATAGTAACGAAGACAGAATGAAGGGGGAGACGATGGATCTCCAGCATGGCAGTGTCTTCATGAGAATGCCAAATGTTGTTTGCAGCAAGGATTTCCTTGTCACTGCCAACTCCGAGGTAGTGATTATCACAGCAGGCGCACGCCAGGCCAAGGACGAGACGCGTCTGGACTTAGTCCAGCGAAACGTATCCATCTTTAAGACAATGATTGCCGATATTATAAAGCACAGCCACCACTGCAAAATGATTATTGTCTCCAATCCAGTGGACATCTTAACTTACGTAACCTGGAAACTGAGCGGATTTCCTAAAAACCGCATTATTGGAAGTGGCTGTAACATCGATACTGCTCGTTTCCGTTACCTGCTTGGGCAGAAGCTTGGGATCCACTCTGAAAGCTGCCATGGGTGGGTCCTTGGAGAGCATGGAGATTCGAGTGTCCTTGTGTGGAGTGGGGTGAACGTCGCTGGTGTGCCTCTGAAAGATCTGAATGCAGCTATCGGAACTAACAAAGACCCCGAGCAGTGGGGAAATCTTCACAAAGACGTCATTGCCAGTGCCTATGACATCATCAGAATGAAAGGCTATACCTCCTGGGCCATTGGCCTGTCTGTGGCTGATATTGTAGAAAGTATTCTGAAGAATCTCAGGAAGACACATCCAGTTTCCACCAAAGTCAAAGGTCTGTACGGAATAAAAGAAGAGGTGTTCCTCAGCATGCCTTGTATCCTGGGAAAAAATGGCATATCCGACATTATAAAGGTAAAGCTGAACCCTACAGAGGAAGCCCAGATGGTAAAGAGCGCAGACACGATTTGGAAGATTCAGAAAGATATCAAGTTTTAA